From the genome of Psychroserpens ponticola, one region includes:
- the gcvT gene encoding glycine cleavage system aminomethyltransferase GcvT: MKNTALTETHEALGAKMVPFAGYNMPVQYDGVNIEHEAVRTGVGVFDVSHMGEFLIEGPNALALIQKTCSNDASKLTIGKAQYSYLPNDTGGIVDDLIIYRIKEETYLLVVNASNIEKDWNWISSKNDVGAEMKDLSENYSLLAIQGPKAVEAMQTLSSHDLSEIKFYNFVVGDFAGIDHVIISATGYTGSGGFEIYCKNTEVKQVWDKVVEAGAKPIGLAARDTLRLEMGYCLYGNDIDDTTSPIEAGLGWVTKFTKTFTNSEALEDEKRRGAERKLVAFELDDRGIPRHGYDIVDSSGKTIGVVTSGTMSPSLNKGIGLGYVPAVFADVNSKINIQIRKKTIPATVVKLPFYKA, translated from the coding sequence ATGAAAAATACAGCTTTAACTGAAACTCACGAAGCATTAGGCGCAAAAATGGTTCCTTTTGCTGGTTATAATATGCCAGTACAGTATGATGGTGTCAATATTGAACATGAAGCCGTAAGAACTGGAGTTGGTGTTTTTGATGTGTCTCACATGGGAGAATTTTTAATCGAAGGTCCAAATGCTCTTGCTTTAATTCAAAAAACATGTAGCAATGATGCATCAAAATTAACTATTGGAAAAGCACAATACAGCTATTTACCTAATGATACTGGTGGAATTGTTGACGATTTAATCATCTATAGAATCAAAGAAGAAACCTATTTATTAGTTGTGAATGCTAGTAATATTGAAAAAGATTGGAACTGGATTTCATCTAAAAATGATGTAGGCGCAGAGATGAAAGATCTAAGTGAAAATTATTCGCTATTAGCGATTCAAGGCCCAAAAGCGGTTGAAGCTATGCAAACACTTTCTAGTCATGATCTTTCTGAAATAAAATTTTACAACTTTGTGGTTGGTGATTTTGCAGGTATAGATCATGTGATTATTTCTGCAACGGGTTATACTGGAAGTGGCGGATTTGAGATCTACTGTAAAAACACTGAAGTCAAACAAGTTTGGGATAAAGTTGTTGAAGCTGGTGCAAAACCCATTGGTCTTGCTGCTCGTGATACGTTGCGTTTAGAAATGGGTTATTGCCTTTACGGAAATGATATTGATGATACCACCTCTCCTATAGAAGCTGGTTTAGGTTGGGTTACGAAGTTCACCAAAACATTCACAAATTCTGAAGCTTTAGAAGATGAAAAACGTCGTGGCGCAGAACGCAAATTAGTTGCTTTTGAATTAGACGACAGAGGCATTCCTCGTCATGGTTATGATATTGTTGATTCAAGCGGAAAAACAATAGGAGTCGTAACTTCCGGAACCATGTCACCTAGTTTAAACAAAGGCATCGGATTAGGTTATGTACCTGCAGTTTTTGCAGATGTGAATAGTAAAATAAACATTCAGATTCGTAAAAAAACAATTCCAGCTACTGTTGTAAAACTTCCATTTTATAAAGCATAG
- a CDS encoding DUF4268 domain-containing protein, protein MFSKEESRQLRELFWTSFGKSFPRKWILYDTKIKGFSFKFHFDTKSALVALDLEDDLEHRINSWEKLQSLKSILLDDYLPEAIFEEEYYLVNGKEISRIYVPLEQKVSIHNKNSWQEVMAFFNTNMAKFENFFTDFEDLLKD, encoded by the coding sequence ATGTTCTCTAAAGAAGAATCAAGACAATTAAGAGAGTTATTTTGGACCAGCTTCGGAAAATCCTTTCCAAGGAAGTGGATTTTATATGACACAAAGATCAAAGGCTTTTCATTTAAATTTCACTTTGACACAAAATCTGCACTAGTCGCATTAGATCTTGAAGATGATTTAGAACACCGAATCAATTCTTGGGAAAAACTTCAGTCTTTAAAATCCATTTTATTAGACGATTACTTACCTGAAGCCATTTTTGAGGAAGAATATTACTTAGTCAACGGAAAGGAAATCTCTAGAATCTACGTACCTCTCGAACAAAAAGTATCCATTCATAATAAAAACTCATGGCAAGAAGTGATGGCGTTTTTCAATACAAACATGGCTAAATTTGAGAATTTCTTTACCGATTTTGAAGACCTCTTAAAGGATTAA
- a CDS encoding LIC11966 family surface protein yields the protein MKRITLTLSLFCILTSTFVTAQSFDNASEYLDFVAEEQQAITKNMWKYTKAVAHSNSDRSIEGKRKNLLKTIDKAIAKIEKADGFDGDEYKNQVLKHMQLNKSLLNHDYAAIVDMKEVADQSYDAMEAYIVAQELADKKMEESQQEYETNFYAFAEKHEIQIIESENDLGRKMKISNEVFEHYNDMYLVYFKVYINEVYLWEAVESNDVGAIQQNSNALNAAAKEGLIALKEQSQYKNDDSIINATKKAFEFFIDETENKIPQLTDFLILNEDFEKIKNSLEQTPERERTKEQIDAYNKKVKDINKAVKNYNKVNTELNNDRQNTINQINNTNANFLANHIPND from the coding sequence ATGAAACGCATCACATTAACTCTTAGCTTATTTTGCATTCTGACTTCAACTTTTGTAACTGCACAAAGTTTTGACAATGCCTCAGAATATTTAGATTTTGTAGCTGAAGAACAACAAGCTATTACAAAAAATATGTGGAAATACACTAAAGCAGTTGCTCATAGTAATAGCGACAGAAGTATTGAAGGCAAGCGCAAAAATTTGCTAAAAACAATAGACAAAGCAATCGCAAAAATTGAAAAGGCAGATGGTTTTGATGGTGATGAATACAAGAACCAAGTGTTAAAGCACATGCAACTAAACAAAAGTCTCTTAAATCACGATTATGCTGCTATTGTTGATATGAAAGAAGTCGCAGATCAATCTTACGATGCTATGGAAGCATATATCGTTGCTCAAGAATTGGCTGATAAAAAAATGGAAGAATCGCAACAAGAATACGAAACCAACTTTTATGCCTTTGCTGAAAAACATGAGATTCAAATTATTGAAAGTGAAAATGATCTTGGGAGAAAAATGAAAATCTCAAATGAAGTTTTTGAACATTATAATGATATGTATTTGGTTTATTTCAAAGTATATATTAATGAAGTATATCTATGGGAAGCTGTTGAGTCTAATGATGTAGGCGCTATTCAACAAAATTCAAATGCATTAAATGCTGCAGCAAAAGAAGGCCTAATAGCCTTAAAAGAACAGTCTCAATATAAAAATGATGATTCTATAATTAACGCTACAAAAAAAGCATTTGAATTCTTTATTGATGAAACTGAAAATAAAATTCCTCAATTGACCGATTTTTTAATTCTAAATGAAGACTTCGAGAAGATAAAAAACAGTTTAGAACAAACACCTGAACGTGAACGCACCAAAGAACAAATTGATGCCTATAATAAGAAAGTAAAAGATATCAATAAAGCGGTTAAGAATTATAATAAGGTAAATACAGAATTAAATAATGATCGCCAAAACACGATTAACCAAATTAATAATACCAACGCAAATTTTTTAGCAAATCACATTCCAAATGACTAA
- a CDS encoding class I SAM-dependent methyltransferase gives MAEDTQQWYASWFDSPFYHILYKDRDHSEAQLFMDNLTEYLNVPEHGKILDLACGKGRHSMYLNSLGYDVTGVDLSKNSIDYAKQFENDTLHFDVHDMCKPYGKTFDAVFNLFTSFGYFENEDDNLKTIKAIKANLNDYGFGVIDFMNTDFVIDNLVAENVKTVEGIDFHQKRHVEDGYIIKTITFNANGEDYEFQEHVRALTLNDFKILFEKAGVYLLDVFGDYKLNAFHKNTSERLVMIFK, from the coding sequence ATGGCAGAAGACACACAACAATGGTACGCATCTTGGTTTGACTCACCATTTTATCATATTCTTTATAAGGATAGAGATCATAGTGAAGCACAATTGTTTATGGACAACCTAACGGAATATTTAAACGTTCCTGAGCATGGTAAAATTCTGGATCTTGCCTGCGGAAAAGGCCGTCACTCCATGTATCTAAATTCTTTAGGTTATGATGTAACTGGTGTAGATTTATCTAAAAATAGTATTGATTACGCTAAACAATTTGAAAATGACACCTTGCATTTTGATGTGCATGATATGTGTAAACCTTACGGTAAAACATTTGATGCCGTTTTTAATCTCTTTACTAGTTTTGGATATTTTGAAAATGAAGATGACAACCTTAAGACAATAAAAGCAATAAAAGCTAATTTAAACGACTATGGTTTTGGAGTCATTGACTTCATGAATACTGATTTTGTTATCGATAATTTAGTTGCCGAAAATGTAAAAACTGTTGAAGGCATTGACTTCCACCAAAAACGACATGTTGAAGATGGTTATATCATTAAAACCATAACCTTTAATGCAAATGGTGAAGATTATGAATTTCAAGAACATGTAAGGGCGTTGACTTTAAATGACTTTAAAATCTTGTTTGAAAAAGCTGGAGTTTATTTATTAGATGTTTTTGGAGATTATAAGCTAAATGCATTTCACAAAAACACATCTGAACGTTTAGTAATGATTTTTAAATAG
- a CDS encoding sulfatase-like hydrolase/transferase, with amino-acid sequence MSLSSYKEYQIVKKQFETELAQKTSEHLKVISSIEEPQTYVVVIGESTSSWHMQLYGYERETNPRLSEIKDELFVFDSVIAPNVHTVLALEKILTFSDYKTPNKNDNASIIQLANQAGFTTYWISSQRPIGIHESVAATIARASDKRVYTNTEDYNYQILDNSLLPELDVILNDEHKKRVIFVHLIGTHIPYDKRYTKSFDYFNDENINSKFKNEKVIKIVNAYDNATRYNDHIVRSIIEKVKAKQTISYVTYLSDHGDEVYDTKDFLGHNEYHATRPMYEVPFIVWFSDLYKNKIGNYNNRAIVQRPYILEDFIYSFSEISQIQFKGFDERKSIFNPNFTKKTRWIKKNIDYDNR; translated from the coding sequence ATGAGTTTATCTTCATATAAAGAATACCAAATTGTGAAAAAACAGTTTGAAACGGAATTGGCTCAGAAAACAAGTGAACATTTAAAAGTTATATCTTCAATTGAAGAACCTCAAACCTATGTCGTTGTAATTGGTGAGTCTACATCATCTTGGCATATGCAATTGTATGGTTATGAAAGAGAAACTAATCCTAGACTTTCAGAAATTAAAGATGAGCTTTTTGTATTTGATAGTGTTATTGCACCTAATGTGCATACCGTTTTGGCTTTAGAAAAAATATTGACATTTTCAGATTATAAAACACCTAACAAAAATGACAATGCTTCAATAATTCAGCTTGCCAATCAAGCAGGTTTTACGACATATTGGATTTCTAGCCAACGACCAATCGGTATTCATGAAAGTGTTGCGGCAACAATTGCGAGAGCTTCAGATAAAAGAGTATATACGAATACTGAGGATTATAATTACCAGATTTTGGACAACAGTTTATTGCCAGAATTGGATGTAATTTTAAATGATGAACATAAAAAAAGAGTGATTTTTGTGCATCTTATAGGAACTCATATTCCATATGATAAGCGGTATACTAAATCATTTGATTATTTTAATGATGAAAATATAAATTCAAAATTCAAGAATGAAAAGGTCATTAAAATTGTAAACGCCTATGATAATGCAACACGATATAACGATCATATTGTGAGATCTATAATTGAAAAAGTAAAAGCAAAACAAACCATAAGTTATGTGACTTACTTATCTGATCATGGAGATGAAGTATATGACACTAAGGATTTTCTTGGTCATAATGAATATCATGCCACACGACCAATGTATGAAGTGCCATTTATAGTCTGGTTTTCTGATCTTTATAAAAATAAAATTGGAAACTATAACAATAGAGCAATTGTGCAAAGGCCTTATATATTAGAAGATTTTATTTATAGTTTCTCTGAAATAAGCCAAATTCAATTTAAAGGTTTCGATGAAAGGAAGAGTATTTTTAATCCTAACTTCACTAAAAAAACACGATGGATTAAGAAAAATATAGATTATGATAATAGGTGA
- a CDS encoding sugar nucleotide-binding protein, with the protein MKGNESKHRILILGASGFIGNAIYKELCSYFKTFGTYRVPHKIFTSNNHFLQYNVEQDDVYEVLEATKPSIIISALRGDFQAQTIAHQHISEYVLEHDCKIIFLSSANVFDAYSKYPSYELDKTFSGSIYGHFKIKIENMLLRLPKKKSAIVRLPMVLGVQSPRLKELKQHLADKTAIEIFPNLIMNVTTDTKVTQQIHYMINRNKSGVFHLGSTDLVHHDEYIKDIVNQITTKNGVQYKHVYTTNEDRYLAVLPKFNKLPKHLQVTSLEVLQELNK; encoded by the coding sequence ATGAAAGGGAACGAAAGCAAACATCGCATATTAATTCTTGGTGCAAGTGGCTTTATAGGTAATGCAATTTATAAGGAATTATGCTCCTATTTTAAAACTTTTGGCACCTATAGAGTTCCACATAAAATCTTTACAAGCAACAATCATTTTTTGCAATATAATGTTGAACAAGATGATGTCTATGAAGTTTTAGAAGCAACTAAACCTTCGATTATTATTTCTGCGTTACGAGGAGATTTTCAAGCGCAAACTATTGCTCATCAACACATATCTGAATATGTATTAGAACATGATTGCAAAATCATTTTTCTATCTTCAGCTAATGTATTTGATGCTTACAGCAAGTATCCAAGTTACGAGCTAGACAAAACCTTTAGTGGTAGTATTTATGGGCATTTTAAAATAAAAATTGAAAACATGCTGCTACGCCTTCCAAAGAAAAAATCAGCAATTGTAAGACTTCCGATGGTTTTAGGAGTTCAATCACCAAGACTAAAAGAACTGAAACAGCATTTAGCAGATAAAACTGCTATTGAAATTTTCCCAAACCTTATCATGAATGTAACAACCGATACCAAGGTTACCCAACAAATTCATTATATGATTAATCGAAATAAATCTGGCGTTTTTCATTTAGGAAGTACAGATTTAGTACATCATGATGAATATATTAAAGATATTGTTAATCAGATAACAACAAAAAATGGTGTGCAATATAAACACGTTTATACAACCAATGAAGATCGTTATTTAGCTGTGCTTCCAAAATTCAACAAACTCCCTAAACATCTTCAAGTTACGAGTCTTGAAGTACTTCAAGAGCTTAATAAATAA
- a CDS encoding ZIP family metal transporter: MNTYLLPILAVVIGVILALINKKQNTINTKLLLSFSGAFLLALTLFDLLPEVYEHLEAKVTGLYIMSGILLQIILEFFSKGAEHGHVHIHKNETVFPWLLFISLCIHSFLEGFPIHEHNDMVYGVLIHKIPIAALITAFLLQSNYSKLHIIFFLLVFTVMTPLGTLISNTSELAIDHIYTINAIVIGIFFHISTTILFESSEGHKFNLSKLIAIILGVGIAYFI, translated from the coding sequence ATGAATACATATTTATTACCCATTCTTGCAGTTGTTATTGGTGTGATTTTGGCACTAATCAACAAAAAACAAAACACCATAAACACGAAACTTTTACTTTCTTTTAGTGGTGCTTTTTTATTGGCATTAACACTTTTTGATTTATTACCTGAAGTTTATGAACACTTAGAGGCAAAAGTTACAGGCCTATATATTATGAGCGGCATTCTACTTCAAATTATTTTGGAATTTTTCTCTAAAGGTGCTGAACATGGCCATGTACATATTCATAAAAACGAAACTGTATTTCCGTGGTTATTATTTATTAGTTTGTGCATTCATAGTTTCTTAGAAGGTTTTCCTATTCATGAACATAATGATATGGTATATGGCGTATTAATTCATAAAATTCCGATTGCAGCTTTAATAACAGCGTTTTTATTGCAATCCAATTACAGTAAATTACATATTATATTTTTCTTATTAGTATTTACAGTAATGACACCATTAGGAACTTTAATTTCTAACACATCAGAATTGGCTATAGACCATATTTATACTATCAATGCTATTGTAATTGGAATCTTTTTTCATATTTCTACAACTATTTTATTTGAATCTAGTGAAGGTCATAAATTCAACTTATCTAAACTCATTGCTATTATTTTAGGTGTTGGAATTGCTTATTTTATTTAA
- a CDS encoding PI-PLC domain-containing protein: MIIGDNRKKLVKIVLGVLLLLVVYKLNPYRIQFIGHYDKIWAHRVNSTEKLESAVDYFKGVELDLVFDSVTNKLDVNHPPVKSIGLNFQTYLSKIIITEKPYLWLDIKNLNHETAEDIYSRLTNLVENYKYPKEKILVETRYPEALFKFSQYGFMTSYYLDYKIENLKGDAAKNEASKISSILKNQPEIGISSSYHGYDFMTEFFPNKTKYIWVLTPRFHSDFFKIRRMLDDQTVSVVLVRYNASEGNR, encoded by the coding sequence ATGATAATAGGTGACAATAGAAAGAAACTCGTCAAAATTGTGCTTGGTGTTTTGCTGCTATTAGTGGTTTATAAACTAAATCCATACCGAATTCAATTTATAGGGCATTATGACAAAATATGGGCTCATCGTGTGAATAGTACAGAAAAACTAGAGTCTGCGGTAGACTATTTTAAAGGTGTTGAATTAGATTTAGTTTTTGATTCTGTTACAAATAAATTAGATGTTAATCATCCTCCTGTAAAGTCTATAGGATTAAACTTTCAAACCTATTTGTCTAAGATTATAATTACTGAAAAGCCTTATTTGTGGTTGGATATAAAAAACTTGAATCATGAAACAGCAGAAGATATTTATTCAAGACTCACTAATTTAGTTGAAAATTATAAGTATCCTAAAGAAAAAATTCTTGTCGAAACCAGATATCCTGAGGCATTGTTTAAATTCTCACAATATGGATTTATGACAAGTTATTACCTCGATTATAAAATTGAAAATTTGAAAGGTGATGCCGCAAAAAATGAGGCTAGTAAAATTAGTTCTATTTTAAAAAATCAACCTGAAATTGGGATATCTTCAAGTTATCATGGTTATGATTTTATGACAGAATTTTTTCCAAATAAAACAAAATATATTTGGGTTTTAACGCCAAGGTTTCATTCAGATTTTTTTAAAATAAGACGAATGCTTGATGATCAGACAGTAAGCGTCGTTTTAGTGAGGTACAATGCTTCAGAAGGCAATAGGTAA
- a CDS encoding 4a-hydroxytetrahydrobiopterin dehydratase produces the protein MSLLSDDIIEKKLLRFPDWEYHKNAIHAEFEFDNFKDCFSAMSRIAFECEAQNHHPNWSNVYNVLKISLSTHSVNGVTDKDFKLADAIEAIVEVQD, from the coding sequence ATGAGTTTACTGTCAGATGACATTATTGAAAAAAAGCTATTGCGTTTTCCAGATTGGGAATATCATAAAAATGCTATTCATGCCGAATTTGAATTTGATAATTTCAAAGATTGCTTTAGTGCCATGAGTAGAATTGCCTTTGAATGTGAAGCGCAAAACCATCATCCTAACTGGAGCAATGTGTATAACGTTTTAAAAATATCTTTATCAACACATAGCGTCAATGGTGTTACAGATAAAGATTTTAAATTAGCAGACGCCATTGAAGCTATTGTTGAAGTTCAAGACTAA
- a CDS encoding S41 family peptidase, whose amino-acid sequence MLKQLTLLSLLCCFLSVQSQDQPEFCEQLQAIKALVKKEHFKPKPIDDSLSVGVYKLFLAQLDDKKRFFIQKDIDVFEKDRLQLDDYIANNDCAFIDEYSEILVKRIENAKQIIHGFSKSKFDYSGKDTLRFAPDAAYTYLDDNTETINYWSKRIRYNILFELIEQDSIIENLSANFKKEEKEIKPKIIQKELCKLEELQNKNGGLSQFVKEAFLNAYVAFHDPNSTFFNATDKTTYVNSLSNDQLSFGIITNKNDKGNIVIAHITPGSPAFINGDFETNDIIKSLQANDIILETYCVSNDDIVAFINDENNTTITFKIKKQNGTLKDIELTKTKTKIEDNTVTGYLLKDKANIGYISINNFYSDFESPNGLGVANDVAKELYKLQKENIDALILDLRFNGGGSMKEAADLSGMFINRGPLSILKYGNGDTFTIKDTNRGSLFMKPIVILINNFSASASEFFAAAMQDYNRAIVVGSTSHGKASAQVILPLDEDSQLGFSKLTVEKFYRITGQSHQSVGVIPDIQLPNLYDNFKTEERFSSFALDNDSIEPTLKYIKLKALPLKALETKNRIRVGSNLAFDAVKSLNTLIIDNYFELKTEYPLTLQNVYKNMNAYHSQWELFSDSINNNTSTLVVSNTSSTIEVLSYNNEQKEVNEAFLKTIQNDIYISEAHYILLDLLNLNITD is encoded by the coding sequence ATGCTTAAACAACTCACTTTACTTTCTTTATTATGCTGTTTTTTAAGTGTACAATCTCAGGATCAACCCGAATTTTGTGAACAATTACAAGCGATAAAAGCTTTAGTTAAAAAAGAACATTTCAAACCAAAACCAATCGACGACAGTCTTTCTGTTGGTGTTTACAAACTGTTTTTAGCGCAATTAGATGACAAAAAAAGATTCTTTATTCAAAAAGATATTGATGTATTTGAAAAAGATCGTTTACAATTAGATGATTATATTGCCAATAACGATTGTGCATTTATTGATGAATACAGTGAAATTCTTGTCAAACGCATTGAAAATGCAAAACAAATCATACATGGTTTTTCTAAATCTAAATTTGATTATTCTGGTAAAGACACCTTGCGTTTTGCTCCAGATGCTGCTTATACATATCTTGATGATAATACAGAAACAATTAACTATTGGAGCAAACGTATTCGATATAACATCTTATTTGAACTTATTGAACAAGATTCTATAATCGAAAACCTTTCAGCAAACTTTAAAAAGGAAGAGAAAGAGATTAAACCTAAAATTATACAAAAAGAATTATGCAAACTTGAAGAATTGCAAAACAAAAATGGCGGACTTTCACAATTTGTAAAAGAAGCCTTTTTGAATGCTTATGTGGCTTTTCATGATCCAAATTCTACATTTTTCAATGCAACTGACAAAACAACCTATGTTAATTCGCTTTCAAACGACCAGCTGTCTTTCGGAATTATAACAAACAAAAATGACAAAGGCAATATTGTAATTGCACACATCACTCCTGGAAGTCCTGCATTTATTAATGGTGATTTCGAAACGAATGATATTATAAAATCTTTACAAGCAAACGATATCATTTTAGAAACCTATTGTGTTTCAAATGATGACATAGTTGCTTTTATAAATGATGAAAATAATACAACCATCACATTTAAAATTAAGAAACAAAATGGAACTCTTAAAGACATCGAACTCACAAAAACTAAAACCAAAATTGAAGATAATACAGTAACTGGTTACCTGTTAAAAGATAAAGCGAATATAGGATACATCAGTATCAATAATTTTTATTCAGATTTTGAATCTCCAAACGGATTAGGTGTCGCAAATGATGTTGCCAAAGAACTTTACAAACTCCAAAAGGAAAATATTGATGCGCTTATTCTAGATTTAAGATTTAATGGTGGAGGCTCAATGAAAGAAGCAGCAGATTTGTCTGGCATGTTTATAAATAGAGGTCCATTATCCATTTTAAAATATGGAAATGGTGATACATTTACGATTAAAGATACAAATAGAGGTTCGTTATTTATGAAACCTATCGTTATTCTTATTAATAATTTTAGTGCATCAGCTTCAGAGTTTTTTGCAGCAGCAATGCAGGATTATAATAGAGCAATTGTTGTAGGTTCAACTTCACATGGTAAAGCTTCTGCGCAAGTCATTCTGCCATTAGACGAAGATTCACAATTAGGGTTTTCAAAACTTACTGTCGAAAAATTTTATCGCATTACAGGACAAAGCCATCAGTCTGTTGGTGTTATTCCAGACATACAACTACCCAACTTATATGACAATTTTAAAACTGAAGAACGCTTTTCTTCATTTGCACTAGATAATGATTCTATTGAGCCTACTCTAAAATATATTAAACTTAAAGCACTACCTTTGAAAGCTTTAGAAACAAAAAATCGAATTAGAGTTGGGAGTAATTTAGCCTTTGACGCTGTAAAATCTCTTAATACGCTTATTATAGACAATTATTTTGAATTAAAAACGGAATATCCTCTCACGTTACAAAACGTATATAAAAACATGAATGCATACCATTCGCAGTGGGAATTATTTAGTGATTCTATTAACAACAATACATCTACTTTAGTAGTAAGTAATACAAGTTCAACAATTGAGGTTCTTAGTTATAATAATGAACAAAAAGAAGTCAACGAAGCCTTTTTAAAGACGATTCAAAATGACATCTATATATCTGAAGCACATTATATATTGCTAGACCTTTTAAACTTAAACATAACCGATTAA
- a CDS encoding THUMP domain-containing class I SAM-dependent RNA methyltransferase — protein sequence MENNYKMVAKTLFGFEDLLERELIQLGAIHVKKGVRNVSFEGDKGFMYKANLALRTAIKILKPIHTFKVRNEQDLYDNIYKMSWGNYLKPTGTLAVDATVNSQVFTHSLYIAQKTKDAIVDKFRDTDGQRPNVDLKFPDVKINVHIDRNTCNISLDSSGDSLHKRGYKTATNIAPINEVLAAGLVMLSGWDGQSDFMDPMCGSGTILAEAAMIACNIPPNLMRKEFAFERWADWDVDLFEKIEESLLNKTRDFHHKIIGYDKSPSAVSKAQANIENAKLEDFVHIQHEDFFKTRKSGDDKLHMVFNPPYGERLDIDMESFYQDIGDTLKQGYPGTDAWFITSNLDALKHVGLRPSRKIHLVNAKLEARLVKYVMYEGSKKGKYMN from the coding sequence ATGGAGAATAATTATAAAATGGTAGCCAAAACATTGTTTGGTTTTGAAGATTTATTAGAACGTGAACTTATTCAATTGGGAGCGATTCATGTAAAAAAAGGGGTTCGTAATGTTAGTTTTGAAGGCGATAAAGGCTTTATGTACAAAGCAAATTTGGCATTGCGTACTGCCATAAAAATTCTAAAACCTATTCATACTTTTAAGGTACGAAATGAACAAGATCTTTACGATAATATCTACAAAATGTCTTGGGGAAATTATCTAAAGCCTACAGGTACTTTAGCGGTTGATGCCACTGTTAATTCTCAAGTATTTACACATTCATTATATATTGCTCAAAAAACAAAAGATGCTATTGTTGATAAATTTAGAGACACCGATGGACAACGACCAAATGTAGATTTGAAATTTCCTGACGTTAAAATTAATGTGCACATCGATAGAAATACCTGTAATATCTCTTTAGATTCATCTGGAGATTCATTACATAAAAGAGGTTATAAAACGGCTACTAATATTGCGCCAATAAATGAAGTTCTTGCAGCTGGTTTAGTGATGCTTTCAGGTTGGGATGGACAATCAGATTTTATGGATCCAATGTGTGGTAGTGGAACTATTTTAGCTGAAGCCGCTATGATTGCATGTAATATTCCACCAAACTTGATGCGTAAAGAGTTTGCTTTTGAACGTTGGGCAGATTGGGATGTTGATTTATTTGAAAAAATTGAAGAATCATTACTTAATAAAACTAGAGATTTTCATCATAAGATTATTGGTTATGATAAGTCACCAAGTGCTGTTTCAAAGGCTCAAGCAAATATTGAAAACGCAAAATTAGAAGATTTTGTTCATATACAACATGAAGATTTCTTTAAGACTCGAAAATCTGGAGACGACAAATTACACATGGTGTTTAATCCGCCTTATGGTGAACGATTAGATATTGATATGGAAAGCTTTTATCAAGATATTGGAGACACCTTAAAACAAGGCTATCCAGGAACTGATGCATGGTTTATTACATCAAATTTAGATGCTTTAAAACATGTAGGTTTACGTCCTTCACGAAAAATCCATTTGGTTAATGCAAAGCTAGAAGCACGTTTAGTAAAATATGTAATGTACGAAGGAAGTAAGAAAGGGAAGTATATGAACTAG